In Paenibacillus sp. 1781tsa1, one DNA window encodes the following:
- a CDS encoding cell wall metabolism sensor histidine kinase WalK, with protein MNSLPNKNKFRLRRLHQWIWPRSLRSQLLSRSLFVLAGLLLLIGILQFWIMESFLYRNQAKTMEEQLMSMPPVWLGIQSRSGSSNNPFGGQTGNGSGNRVLFIPDRSLALFDNRGTFEDVFGEDGLKAPHLSSVEYQDITEELKEQKHIPYRIVTDSQGNEQLIVFASPGPRNRGLPMVQMGTATKPLRDLIIKQLLIFIMLSLLAMVAGLILYTKVLRRTLVPLSNMVNKVQQIDAGSLAERLPIVQGQEEVDQLAVSFNGMLERLENSFEAERESKEQMQRFLSDASHELRTPLTSIHGFIEVLQRGAATNQDQLYKALDSMHGESVRINKLVEDLLLLTKLDQAPKQEREIIQLDSLLLEMQPQLAMMAQLRSIHLDLTAAVHVLADPYKLKQVVLNLFHNAVQHTDPEHGAISITLYATHHKAELSVKDNGTGIEHAHLPHIFERFYRTSSSRSRKQGGAGLGLAITRTIVESYGGKITVRSQVGVGTEFMILMPLYKADV; from the coding sequence ATGAACTCGCTGCCTAATAAAAATAAATTTCGTTTAAGACGTCTTCACCAATGGATCTGGCCTCGTTCACTGCGTTCTCAATTGCTCTCACGTTCTCTGTTCGTGCTTGCTGGGCTACTATTGTTAATCGGTATCCTGCAATTCTGGATCATGGAAAGCTTTCTCTATCGGAATCAGGCAAAAACCATGGAAGAACAGCTCATGTCCATGCCCCCGGTTTGGCTCGGAATTCAGTCACGTAGTGGCTCTTCCAACAATCCTTTTGGTGGACAGACAGGAAACGGGTCTGGCAATCGGGTGCTATTTATTCCGGACCGTTCACTGGCGCTGTTTGATAATCGAGGTACGTTCGAGGATGTTTTTGGGGAAGACGGTCTGAAAGCTCCTCATCTATCAAGCGTTGAATATCAAGACATTACAGAGGAGTTGAAAGAACAAAAACATATCCCCTACCGAATCGTAACGGATAGCCAAGGGAATGAGCAATTGATTGTATTCGCCTCACCAGGTCCACGCAATCGAGGCTTACCCATGGTCCAGATGGGTACAGCTACGAAACCTCTGAGAGACTTGATTATCAAACAGCTTCTGATCTTCATCATGTTATCGCTCTTAGCCATGGTAGCCGGGCTTATTCTATACACCAAGGTATTACGCCGGACGCTGGTTCCCCTCTCCAATATGGTGAATAAAGTACAGCAGATCGATGCAGGCAGTCTCGCAGAACGCCTTCCCATCGTTCAGGGACAAGAGGAAGTGGATCAGCTCGCCGTTTCATTTAATGGCATGCTTGAAAGGTTGGAGAACTCGTTTGAAGCGGAACGGGAATCAAAAGAGCAGATGCAGCGTTTCTTGTCCGATGCTTCCCATGAGCTTCGTACCCCGCTTACCTCCATTCATGGCTTCATTGAAGTTCTACAGCGGGGTGCAGCGACCAATCAGGATCAATTGTATAAAGCACTGGACAGCATGCACGGCGAATCCGTACGTATTAACAAACTGGTTGAAGATTTACTGCTCCTGACCAAGTTGGATCAGGCTCCGAAGCAGGAGCGTGAGATCATTCAGCTGGACAGTCTGCTGCTCGAAATGCAACCACAACTTGCCATGATGGCTCAGTTGAGGTCCATTCATCTCGACCTGACGGCAGCGGTCCATGTACTGGCTGACCCTTATAAGCTGAAACAGGTTGTGCTGAATCTGTTCCATAATGCGGTGCAGCACACCGATCCAGAGCATGGAGCCATCTCCATCACGTTGTATGCCACGCACCATAAGGCTGAATTGTCAGTAAAGGATAACGGGACAGGCATTGAACATGCACATCTGCCCCATATCTTTGAGCGATTTTACCGCACAAGCAGTTCTCGT
- a CDS encoding response regulator transcription factor, translated as MKLSSGIKILLADDEPHILQFLELGLSNEGFDVRTAPDGAAALELALEFKPHMAILDVMMPEMDGFEVVERLRKTGTQVGVIMLTAKDEVENRVKGLWLGADDYMIKPFAFDELLARIQARLRNQFPLLIGAVTHGPFRIDDQRKEITYQNQVLELSPTEYELLKFIVLNHGIVLSKATILSRVWGYDFGGEENIVEVYVRSLRDKLGDKEHKLIRTLRGVGYRVDL; from the coding sequence ATGAAGCTTAGCAGTGGAATTAAAATATTATTGGCTGATGATGAACCGCATATTTTGCAATTTCTAGAGCTTGGATTAAGCAATGAGGGCTTCGATGTGCGCACCGCGCCGGATGGAGCGGCTGCGCTTGAATTGGCGCTTGAATTCAAGCCACATATGGCTATTCTGGATGTCATGATGCCAGAGATGGATGGATTCGAAGTGGTCGAACGTCTGCGTAAGACCGGAACTCAGGTTGGCGTTATTATGCTGACAGCGAAGGACGAAGTCGAGAATCGGGTTAAGGGCCTTTGGCTAGGTGCTGACGATTACATGATCAAACCCTTTGCCTTCGACGAGCTGCTCGCTCGGATTCAGGCCAGACTGCGCAATCAATTTCCTTTATTAATAGGAGCCGTCACCCACGGTCCCTTCCGAATTGATGATCAACGCAAAGAAATCACCTATCAGAATCAGGTCCTGGAGCTATCTCCTACCGAATACGAACTGTTAAAATTTATTGTGCTTAATCATGGGATTGTACTTAGCAAAGCGACCATTCTAAGCCGGGTGTGGGGGTATGATTTTGGCGGGGAAGAAAATATTGTGGAGGTATACGTTCGCTCCTTGCGCGACAAACTCGGGGATAAAGAACATAAACTCATTCGCACGCTTAGGGGTGTCGGGTACAGGGTGGATCTCTAA
- a CDS encoding glycosyltransferase family 39 protein translates to MDLVLLPIVLLAAFLNGYGIWNDQYANSYYTTAVGSMLSNFHNFFYASLDSAGSVTVDKPPVVFWIQTAFAYVFGLHGWSVILPQVLAGIGSVLLIYFMVKPTYGLAAARISALAMATVPVVAAVSRTNNIDSMLVFTLLLGSWFLFKGSKQGSAWRILVAFGLIGIAFNMKMLQAYMILPAFYLFYLLAFQAKWRRKIMLLIGSTAVLVVVSLSWAVTVDSIPEDQRPYIGSSETNSVMELAFGYNGLARLTGQQNTAGNAGMPNGIGQGNNRGNRAGLSSGPNQTGSGVPEAGQDVDAPDNDNMNGSNGTNAMGGMNRPNGNFPNGQMPNDIEMPNGRNFGGNGGGGMFGTGEKGPLRLFQTELSGQASWLMPVVLFGCIAIFAGLRRRNITSKHKEALFWLAWLLPVAAFFSVAGFFHQYYLIMLAPPLAALTGAGFVAMWKSYRDRVGWQAWLLPVSVLLTTLFGWYIMQVYNDTIGAGWSISELIAGILVTVILVVMLHRTHRWKQGFIIAGFMVMLIGPIYWAFTPITYGGNSMIPAAGPTGSNGMFGGAGMGMPMGNGAGDTEMPSRGGRGGMGSRNEEVDTATLNYLKEHNTGETYLFATTDYNQAAPYIIDEKAAVITLGGFSGSDPVYTTEELEQLIKSGQVKYFMVGGMGGRGGNSEITDWIKEHGTEIPTSEWKTGTDSGSMDNRDTENEAGLGFGFGFGFSGQTTLYEVKL, encoded by the coding sequence ATGGATCTTGTCCTTCTGCCGATTGTATTACTGGCGGCGTTTCTGAATGGGTACGGTATCTGGAACGATCAATATGCCAATTCCTACTATACGACTGCCGTTGGTAGTATGCTCAGCAACTTCCATAACTTTTTCTATGCTTCACTAGACTCGGCAGGCTCGGTCACTGTAGATAAACCACCTGTTGTCTTCTGGATTCAGACGGCCTTTGCTTATGTCTTCGGATTGCACGGATGGAGCGTTATTTTGCCGCAAGTATTAGCGGGAATCGGTTCGGTGCTCCTGATCTATTTCATGGTTAAACCTACATATGGTCTCGCAGCAGCACGAATCTCGGCACTTGCGATGGCGACTGTGCCTGTTGTGGCGGCAGTCAGCCGGACCAACAATATTGACAGCATGCTGGTGTTTACACTACTGCTGGGTTCATGGTTTTTGTTCAAAGGCAGCAAACAAGGCAGCGCTTGGCGCATTCTCGTTGCCTTTGGGTTAATAGGCATAGCCTTTAATATGAAAATGCTTCAAGCTTACATGATTCTCCCGGCTTTTTACTTGTTCTATCTGCTTGCATTTCAGGCGAAATGGAGAAGGAAGATCATGCTGCTGATCGGCAGCACAGCAGTTCTGGTGGTCGTTTCCTTATCCTGGGCGGTCACTGTGGATTCCATACCCGAAGACCAAAGACCTTATATCGGCAGCAGTGAAACGAACTCGGTCATGGAACTCGCCTTTGGATACAATGGTCTGGCTCGCCTAACGGGCCAGCAGAATACGGCAGGTAACGCAGGTATGCCAAATGGGATTGGACAGGGAAATAATCGTGGCAATCGAGCAGGCTTGTCTTCAGGTCCTAATCAGACGGGTAGTGGTGTTCCTGAGGCAGGCCAAGATGTCGATGCACCGGATAACGATAATATGAATGGTTCGAACGGTACAAACGCCATGGGCGGCATGAATAGGCCGAATGGTAATTTCCCGAACGGACAGATGCCAAATGATATAGAAATGCCAAACGGAAGAAATTTTGGCGGTAATGGTGGCGGAGGCATGTTTGGTACGGGGGAGAAAGGTCCTCTGCGTCTGTTCCAGACTGAACTTTCAGGTCAAGCTAGCTGGCTTATGCCAGTTGTATTGTTTGGTTGCATTGCCATATTTGCAGGGTTAAGACGGAGAAATATAACCAGTAAGCACAAGGAGGCCTTGTTCTGGCTGGCCTGGCTGCTTCCCGTTGCTGCCTTTTTCAGTGTGGCAGGGTTCTTCCATCAATATTATCTGATTATGCTTGCACCTCCACTTGCTGCGCTGACTGGCGCAGGATTTGTAGCGATGTGGAAGTCATATCGTGATCGCGTTGGATGGCAGGCATGGTTGCTTCCGGTGTCCGTGCTGCTGACGACTCTGTTCGGCTGGTATATCATGCAGGTGTATAACGATACGATTGGTGCAGGCTGGTCCATTAGTGAATTAATCGCAGGCATTCTGGTCACGGTCATCCTGGTCGTTATGCTTCATCGTACACATCGATGGAAACAAGGCTTCATTATCGCGGGATTCATGGTGATGCTGATTGGTCCAATCTACTGGGCATTCACCCCAATTACTTATGGTGGCAACAGCATGATTCCGGCAGCGGGACCTACTGGTTCCAATGGCATGTTTGGTGGAGCAGGAATGGGCATGCCGATGGGGAACGGTGCAGGAGATACAGAAATGCCTTCAAGGGGTGGTCGTGGCGGAATGGGCAGCCGTAACGAAGAAGTGGATACAGCCACACTGAATTATCTGAAAGAACACAATACAGGCGAAACGTATCTCTTCGCCACTACGGACTACAATCAGGCAGCACCTTATATCATCGATGAGAAAGCAGCAGTGATCACGCTTGGAGGTTTCTCCGGATCAGACCCGGTGTACACAACAGAGGAACTTGAGCAACTCATCAAGAGCGGGCAAGTGAAATATTTCATGGTTGGTGGCATGGGTGGTCGCGGAGGAAACTCAGAAATTACCGATTGGATCAAAGAGCATGGAACCGAGATTCCAACGTCAGAATGGAAGACAGGCACGGACAGCGGATCTATGGATAACAGAGACACGGAGAATGAAGCTGGACTCGGATTTGGATTCGGGTTCGGATTTAGCGGACAGACCACCTTGTACGAAGTGAAATTGTAA
- a CDS encoding glycosyltransferase family 2 protein: MAHAYRYSIIIPMYNEEAVIEETYRRLKKVMGSTGESYELLFVNDGSVDRSAQMIRDYARWDESVKLIDFARNFGHQIAITAGMDYAAGDAVVIIDADLQDPPELILDMIAKWKEGYEVVYARRTRRSGETRFKKWSASLFYRVLRASTDTDIPVDTGDFRLIDRKVCEEMKRLPEKNRFVRGLVSWVGFRQTAIEYERDERLAGETKYPLKRMLKLSLDGITSFSHKPLKLAGYVGAILSVGGFIYMLTVIGSAIFTDSTIKGWPSIVSIMLMFNGFILIMLGILGEYVGRIYDETKARPLYIVRDVVQAESQQAQSRLTARVAHHD; encoded by the coding sequence ATGGCTCACGCGTACCGATACAGCATTATTATTCCCATGTATAACGAGGAAGCGGTGATCGAAGAGACTTATCGGCGTCTGAAGAAGGTCATGGGCAGTACAGGAGAGAGCTATGAACTGTTGTTTGTCAATGATGGCAGCGTGGATCGAAGTGCACAGATGATCCGTGATTACGCCCGTTGGGACGAGAGTGTGAAGCTGATTGATTTTGCTCGTAACTTCGGACATCAGATTGCGATAACAGCGGGTATGGACTACGCAGCGGGGGATGCGGTGGTTATTATTGATGCGGATCTGCAGGACCCTCCCGAACTGATACTGGATATGATCGCCAAGTGGAAAGAGGGTTATGAAGTCGTATATGCCCGTCGCACCAGACGAAGCGGGGAAACTCGCTTCAAGAAATGGTCGGCAAGTCTGTTCTATCGTGTACTTCGTGCCTCAACGGATACGGATATCCCGGTAGACACCGGAGATTTTCGCCTGATTGACCGCAAAGTATGTGAAGAGATGAAACGTCTTCCGGAGAAAAACCGATTTGTGCGCGGGTTGGTCAGTTGGGTCGGATTTCGTCAGACGGCTATTGAATATGAACGGGATGAACGTCTGGCAGGCGAAACAAAATATCCGCTGAAACGCATGCTGAAGCTGAGCCTGGATGGCATTACGTCATTTTCGCATAAACCGCTCAAGCTTGCAGGATATGTAGGTGCAATCCTGTCGGTAGGCGGATTCATCTACATGTTAACGGTTATTGGTTCGGCTATCTTCACAGATTCAACGATTAAAGGATGGCCATCCATTGTGAGTATCATGCTGATGTTTAACGGATTCATCTTGATCATGCTGGGCATTCTGGGCGAGTATGTTGGCCGAATCTATGATGAGACCAAGGCGCGCCCACTATACATTGTGAGAGACGTGGTTCAGGCCGAGAGCCAGCAAGCGCAATCCCGATTGACAGCACGAGTTGCTCATCATGACTGA
- a CDS encoding GtrA family protein codes for MTERLITLFKFGIVGIANTAVDAVVFALLAVVGVPVLIAQVISYSCGVTNSYWLNGRWTFRDARGGNDRAKLIRFLITNLVVLALTTLILMTLHDMLGWSLVMSKILATLMGMVLNYMVSRYWVFRIAT; via the coding sequence ATGACTGAACGTCTGATTACACTTTTCAAGTTCGGTATTGTGGGTATTGCGAATACGGCAGTGGATGCGGTGGTATTTGCTTTACTCGCAGTGGTCGGTGTGCCGGTTCTGATTGCCCAGGTAATCTCGTACAGCTGCGGTGTTACGAACAGTTATTGGCTGAACGGCAGGTGGACTTTTCGAGATGCACGAGGGGGTAACGATAGAGCGAAACTTATTCGTTTTCTAATCACCAATCTCGTCGTTCTCGCGTTAACCACGCTGATTCTGATGACTTTGCACGATATGCTGGGTTGGAGTCTCGTGATGAGCAAGATTCTGGCGACCTTGATGGGGATGGTCCTGAACTATATGGTTAGCAGATATTGGGTGTTTCGTATAGCAACTTAG
- the galU gene encoding UTP--glucose-1-phosphate uridylyltransferase GalU — protein sequence MRIKKAVIPAAGLGTRFLPATKAQPKEMLPIVDKPAIQYIVEEAVQSGIENILIVTGRNKKSIEDHFDKSVELEHSLYAKGKQSLLEEVQAISEMANIHFIRQKEPLGLGHAIGCARQFVGEDAFAVLLGDDIMVSDPPALAQMVHLYEKTGSQIIGVRQVDAANVSKYGIIDSNGAEDRVHRVTNLVEKPSLAEAPSRTAVMGRYILKPSIFPILDQIERGAGGEYQLTDALKEVSQVEELMALELEGRRYDIGDQFGYIQAILEIGLMRKELQPMLTPYLQKLATQWA from the coding sequence ATGCGAATTAAAAAAGCAGTTATTCCGGCAGCGGGTCTCGGAACCCGTTTCCTGCCAGCAACGAAAGCACAGCCTAAAGAGATGTTGCCAATCGTGGATAAACCGGCTATCCAATACATTGTTGAAGAAGCAGTGCAGTCAGGCATTGAGAATATCCTCATTGTGACCGGACGCAACAAAAAATCCATAGAGGACCATTTTGATAAATCGGTTGAACTTGAACATTCTTTGTATGCCAAGGGCAAACAGTCTTTACTGGAAGAGGTACAGGCCATCAGCGAGATGGCTAATATTCATTTTATTCGTCAAAAAGAACCGCTTGGACTGGGGCATGCCATTGGATGTGCACGGCAATTTGTAGGAGAGGATGCCTTCGCTGTACTGCTCGGAGATGACATTATGGTGTCTGATCCACCTGCACTTGCACAGATGGTGCATCTCTATGAAAAGACAGGCAGCCAGATCATCGGTGTCCGCCAGGTAGACGCTGCAAATGTGAGCAAATATGGCATCATTGATTCGAATGGTGCAGAGGACCGGGTTCATCGAGTCACCAATCTGGTTGAAAAACCTTCCCTTGCAGAAGCCCCATCCCGAACAGCTGTAATGGGAAGATACATTCTGAAACCCTCCATCTTTCCCATTCTGGATCAGATCGAGAGAGGGGCTGGAGGGGAATATCAGTTAACGGATGCCTTGAAAGAAGTAAGTCAAGTGGAGGAACTGATGGCCCTTGAACTGGAGGGACGCCGCTACGATATTGGTGATCAATTCGGATATATTCAGGCGATCTTGGAGATCGGACTGATGCGCAAGGAATTACAGCCCATGCTGACACCCTATCTTCAAAAGCTTGCAACCCAGTGGGCATAG
- a CDS encoding class I SAM-dependent methyltransferase, translating to MNETIIRDLIKYMDVEDNAVIQYIQTEHRMKLGLFWGIKAGSRVLEIGCGQGDTTAVLAHLVGERGYVHGVDIAPEDYGSPLTVGEAAARLQRSPLGDRIRMDYDFDILSDQVQFAENEFDVIVLSHCSWYLKSFDELAQILRKIRTWGHQLCFAEWDARVTDVSQLSHWLSVLIQSQVECYKENSFSNVRTLFTPEDIQELVTSAGWRIKEEASIHSPELQDGRWETEMTLAEAPAELKLLPIPDKVKTLLLSELKLLRTHQASGPGSPLGTYAIVANKQ from the coding sequence ATGAATGAAACTATCATCAGAGACCTTATTAAGTATATGGACGTGGAGGACAACGCAGTCATTCAGTACATTCAGACTGAGCATCGGATGAAACTGGGACTCTTTTGGGGAATCAAGGCAGGAAGCCGTGTTCTGGAAATCGGGTGTGGTCAGGGAGATACAACGGCCGTGCTTGCACATCTGGTGGGGGAGCGTGGGTACGTTCATGGTGTAGATATTGCTCCAGAGGATTATGGCTCACCGTTGACCGTAGGCGAAGCGGCAGCTAGGCTGCAGAGATCTCCGCTGGGTGATCGAATTCGAATGGATTATGATTTTGACATTTTAAGCGATCAAGTTCAATTTGCCGAGAATGAGTTTGATGTGATCGTACTTTCCCATTGTTCCTGGTACTTGAAATCGTTTGACGAACTCGCCCAGATACTTAGAAAGATCAGGACATGGGGACATCAGTTATGTTTTGCCGAATGGGATGCACGCGTTACAGATGTGAGCCAGCTCTCGCACTGGTTATCTGTTCTGATTCAGTCCCAGGTCGAATGTTACAAGGAGAACAGTTTCTCCAATGTGCGTACACTTTTTACACCGGAGGATATACAAGAACTTGTCACTTCGGCAGGTTGGAGGATCAAAGAAGAGGCTTCAATCCATTCTCCTGAGCTGCAAGACGGCCGGTGGGAAACAGAAATGACACTGGCAGAAGCACCTGCGGAACTGAAACTGCTTCCGATCCCGGACAAAGTAAAAACACTTCTTCTTTCCGAACTGAAATTACTCAGAACACATCAAGCCTCGGGGCCTGGGAGCCCACTGGGTACGTATGCAATTGTTGCCAACAAACAGTAA